A region of Vibrio porteresiae DSM 19223 DNA encodes the following proteins:
- a CDS encoding PTS sugar transporter subunit IIB, with the protein MNKIMLCCSAGMSTSMLVKKMEAAAKQQGIEVQIDAFGASEFSNHVADYEVVLIGPQVKYMKPDLQKLADPYGITVEAINMMDYGMQNGEKVLHFALDLINEHA; encoded by the coding sequence ATGAACAAAATTATGCTGTGCTGCTCTGCTGGAATGTCCACATCTATGCTGGTGAAAAAGATGGAAGCCGCAGCCAAACAACAAGGGATAGAGGTTCAGATCGATGCTTTTGGCGCATCTGAGTTTAGTAACCATGTTGCGGATTACGAAGTGGTGCTCATTGGCCCACAGGTGAAATACATGAAACCGGATCTACAAAAGCTCGCAGACCCCTACGGCATCACGGTTGAAGCGATCAACATGATGGATTACGGCATGCAAAATGGCGAGAAAGTGCTGCATTTTGCTCTCGACCTCATTAACGAACACGCATAA
- a CDS encoding PTS sugar transporter subunit IIC, whose protein sequence is MSTLYNHMVDIIEQKVSPVAAKMGQQKYVMAIRDGFIAALPFMIVGSFILVFVFPPFSADTTWSFARGWLDLSAKYRDQLMLPFNLSMGVMTLFISVGIAASLARHHNLDPLTTGLLSLMSFLLVAAPLKDGTISMQYLSGQGIFTAIITAIYSTEVYGLLKRKNITIKLPPEVPTGVARSFEILIPVLAIILTLHPLNLIIEAETGMIIPQAIMALIQPLVSASDSLPAVLLAVFICQILWFAGIHGSLIVTGIMNPFWMANLSANQMAMAAGATTMPHIFLQGFWDHYLLIGGVGSTLPLAILLMRSKAVHLRTIGKMGIVPGLFNINEPILFGAPIIMNPVFFLPFILVPMINAVFAWFAVDLGLVARVVSLTPWTTPGPIGASWAANWAVSPVILSLFCMCSAALMYLPFLKAYEKQLLEKEALEEQQKSSPKVNATPASTH, encoded by the coding sequence ATGAGTACCCTATACAACCACATGGTCGACATTATCGAACAGAAAGTGTCACCCGTTGCCGCCAAAATGGGACAACAAAAATATGTAATGGCAATTCGTGATGGTTTCATTGCTGCTTTGCCATTTATGATCGTTGGTTCATTTATCTTGGTGTTCGTCTTTCCACCATTTTCTGCGGATACCACTTGGTCATTCGCTCGTGGCTGGCTTGATCTTTCCGCCAAATATCGCGACCAACTGATGTTGCCGTTCAATTTGAGCATGGGGGTGATGACCCTGTTCATCTCGGTCGGGATAGCCGCCAGCTTAGCGCGTCATCATAACCTCGACCCACTGACCACTGGCTTATTGTCTCTGATGTCGTTTTTGTTGGTCGCTGCACCACTGAAAGATGGCACCATTTCAATGCAATACCTATCAGGACAAGGGATCTTCACTGCGATCATTACCGCAATTTATTCCACCGAGGTCTATGGTTTACTTAAACGCAAAAACATCACCATTAAGCTACCGCCTGAGGTGCCAACGGGTGTCGCTCGTTCCTTTGAAATTTTGATTCCGGTATTAGCGATTATCCTGACGCTTCACCCCCTCAACCTCATCATTGAAGCCGAAACTGGCATGATCATTCCGCAGGCGATCATGGCGCTCATTCAGCCATTGGTGTCCGCTTCTGACTCCTTACCTGCTGTGCTGCTTGCGGTGTTTATCTGTCAGATTTTGTGGTTCGCGGGGATTCACGGTTCCCTGATTGTCACTGGCATCATGAACCCATTTTGGATGGCAAACTTATCGGCGAACCAAATGGCAATGGCCGCTGGAGCTACCACCATGCCACACATTTTCTTACAAGGCTTCTGGGATCACTACTTGTTGATTGGTGGTGTGGGTTCAACGCTACCGCTGGCTATCTTACTGATGCGCTCTAAAGCAGTTCATTTAAGAACGATTGGCAAAATGGGGATTGTCCCTGGGCTCTTTAATATCAACGAACCTATCTTGTTTGGTGCGCCGATCATTATGAACCCCGTCTTTTTCCTACCGTTCATTTTGGTGCCCATGATCAACGCAGTTTTTGCATGGTTCGCTGTCGATTTAGGGTTAGTCGCGCGAGTCGTATCGCTGACTCCATGGACAACACCAGGACCGATTGGTGCTTCATGGGCCGCGAACTGGGCCGTTAGTCCAGTGATTTTGTCGCTATTTTGTATGTGCTCAGCTGCGCTTATGTATCTGCCTTTCCTAAAAGCCTATGAAAAGCAATTACTTGAAAAAGAAGCGCTTGAGGAGCAACAAAAATCCTCACCCAAAGTTAACGCGACACCCGCTTCAACTCACTAA